TGATTGTCCGCGCCGCGCGAGACGGCCCGATAACCGGCAGACTGTCGGGCATTGACGGGCGAAAGCCCATCCATTGGCGCCCGCCGCCCGTCTTCAAGCCGGGCAGGAAATCCGCGGCCTTGCGCAGCATCGCCTCCGCGCGCGCGAAATTGGGCGCCCGGGTGAGGCCGCCGAGTTCGACGGCTCCGCCCACGCGGATGCCCGACGACAAGGGTGTGATGACGAAGCCGTGGCTGCCAAAGATGAGCTGACGCCGGATATCGAAAGCCTCCAGCGGCAAGGTGGTGTTGTAGCCACGTTCGGTCTCGAGCGGCACGTCATCCCCCAGGGCGCGTGCCAAGGGTTTGGACCAGGCGCCGCAGGCGATGACGGCCTGCCGCGCCATGATGGTGCTGCCATCCCCGCAATCGAGAGCAACGCCGCCCTCGACGGGACGCACCCTGGCGATATCCTGTCGTGCGACGTGCCCTCCCCTACGAATGACGCGAGCGGCGAGCGCGCTGGCAAAATCGTAAGGGTCAGAGACGGTCTTCCAGCCGGGAACGAAGGTGCCCGCCACGAAGCGTGGCGCCAGCCCGGGCTGGAGATCGGCCATGTCAGCGCCGCGCACATGCTGGAAGGCGATGCCCTGCTTCTCGCGAGCCGTCCATCCGGCGATCGAAG
This is a stretch of genomic DNA from Parvibaculum sp.. It encodes these proteins:
- a CDS encoding FAD-dependent oxidoreductase, with translation MTHPAVESEVDVAVVGAGIIGIAAASFLQDDGRDVLLIDRGEPAHGASFGNAGAFAFSDILPLASPGIMRKAPRWLVDPLGPLTIPPAYLPQILPWLIRFWRASWPDRVRDAMVVQASMMRLAAQEMARLVVSADLGGMIRSDGSLELYESEAELAASIAGWTAREKQGIAFQHVRGADMADLQPGLAPRFVAGTFVPGWKTVSDPYDFASALAARVIRRGGHVARQDIARVRPVEGGVALDCGDGSTIMARQAVIACGAWSKPLARALGDDVPLETERGYNTTLPLEAFDIRRQLIFGSHGFVITPLSSGIRVGGAVELGGLTRAPNFARAEAMLRKAADFLPGLKTGGGRQWMGFRPSMPDSLPVIGPSRAARTI